The Lentimicrobiaceae bacterium genome segment ATCACCTGTACGGTTTCCCCCAAGTAATCTCCGCGACGTTCTTTTTCGATAACAGTGAGATAAATTCTCCCAGTGGTTACGTTATTTGCTTGCGAAGTAGGCACATTTAAAAAACGTTCATAATGCCCCAGGTCGAGGTCGGTTTCGGCTCCATCATCGGTTACAAACACTTCACCATGCTCATAAGGATTGAGAGTGCCTGGGTCAACATTAATGTAAGGGTCTAATTTTTGAATAGTTACCGAAAAACCTCTTGCCTGAAGTAGTTTTGCAAGGGAAGATGAGATGATCCCTTTACCCAGCGAAGAAGCTACCCCGCCAGTAACGAAAATATATTTTGTGTTTGGCATACCCGAATCTGATTGTTCGGGATGCAAAGTAAAAGAAATAATTGGTTAAAACCGTCGTGCAGATAAATTAATTTTGACATATGTAAACAAAAAAAGGTGTTTTTCAAACTTGGGGAGATGAAAAACACCCGAGGTACAGACTGGCTGCCCCATTAGACAGGAAGAATTGGAAGATATTGAGAGATGATAGAAATGAGTTCTTCTTTGCGACAGGGTTTGGCGAGAAAATAATTGATGCCTGCTTCCTTGCTGCTTATTTTTACTTCCTCTTCGTCGAAAACGGTGAGGGCAATAATAGGAACGGACTGATTAGTGTTTCTGATGGCAACGGTTGCTTGTATGCCATTCATACGAGGCATATTTATGTCCATTAAAATTAAATCATAACGATTTTTTAATGCTTCTTCTACTGCTTTTTGCCCATCACTAACCAGGCAACAATCCCAACCTTTCTGTTTAAGATATATTTCTAACAGACGCTGGTTTGTGGAATTGTCATCCGCAACAAGAATTTTCACAGTATTTAGATTTTCCATGAACATACCTGATGGTTTTTGTTCATAGCTTTATCCGAAAAAAAGTAATTTGTTATACTTCCTAAGAAGAAATTTTTAATTTTTTTTTTAACTTCCAGAAAATTCCAAGTACCCTATTATATTGCAGTTACTTAAAAAGTAAGTTATTTTTCAATTGCCTGCATTTTTCTGAGAAATTGTATTCTCTTTTCGGGTGTAGAGATGATATAAGGATAAGACTCTTCAGTATTTTTTGATTTCAGCGTCCGTTTTTCTTTTTTAATGGGTCAACAAAAGTAAACGGGTAAAGGATTTGCTCATTTACCGGCCGATACTTGCCCGGCAGGCAGGTAATCCTTCAACAATTGGCATAGTTTCTTTTCAATATCCTGGTATAAAGGTTCGTTTACCCACAACGTATCGTCGCCGTCGAAACCTATGATTTCTATTCCTTTAAAATTCATCGTCGTTTGGTATTTTTTCAGTAACCATCTTACCGGTTTCTGTATTCTGATTTTTTGTAAAGATGGCTATTTGGCATTAAAATTCAAAAGGGTAATTTTTTTGCAACACCCGTTTAATTTAATACCTGTTATTCGTATTGTAACCAGGTAACGCAATAAAGTGGAAAATACCGGAGTAAATTTAAACCATAAAAAACACGCTGAATGGAGGTGTAAAATGCGCTGAGGCTACCGGAAAACACATTAGAAGGGTAGTAAAACATCCAGTAAGGAGTGTAAAACGTCCGGTAAGCACTCAAAAGTCAACATACACACCGAAAAACATCCAGTGAGTACTGTAAATCTTCCAGTGAGCAATGAAAAACATCCAGTAAGTACTGAAATTCTTCCAGAGACTACCGTAAAACATAATTTATGAGGTGTAAAACACTCCGTAAGCCCCCGGAGGGTCGCCGGATAAGGTTTTCATGTCGCTAACTACTGTTTTTGTGTAGCCGGCTACTGTTTCCA includes the following:
- a CDS encoding response regulator; the protein is MENLNTVKILVADDNSTNQRLLEIYLKQKGWDCCLVSDGQKAVEEALKNRYDLILMDINMPRMNGIQATVAIRNTNQSVPIIALTVFDEEEVKISSKEAGINYFLAKPCRKEELISIISQYLPILPV